The following coding sequences are from one Calditrichota bacterium window:
- a CDS encoding ferrous iron transport protein A, with translation MTRIPFVANTECVITALEGDRNLTERMAQMGILPGSRLRIVRVSPLGGTVEVVIDQSESLAIRIEELKQLNCRLAAIPLSQIKFCSDKHYRVLKFLGGIFFQQKMKNRGIDLGDEVEILDVRGLRLKNKNNQTVVIGRGEAEKIILEPLEENGQE, from the coding sequence ATGACCAGGATACCTTTTGTAGCAAATACCGAATGCGTCATCACGGCGCTGGAAGGAGACAGGAACCTCACGGAACGCATGGCGCAAATGGGAATTTTGCCGGGCTCGCGATTGAGAATTGTCCGCGTTAGTCCGCTGGGCGGCACTGTGGAGGTAGTCATTGATCAGTCCGAAAGTCTGGCGATTCGCATTGAAGAGTTGAAGCAGTTGAATTGCAGGCTGGCGGCGATTCCCCTGTCGCAAATAAAATTTTGCAGCGATAAGCATTATCGGGTTCTGAAATTTCTCGGCGGCATTTTTTTTCAGCAGAAAATGAAGAATCGTGGAATTGACCTCGGGGATGAGGTTGAAATTCTCGATGTACGAGGATTGCGATTAAAAAATAAAAATAATCAGACGGTTGTTATCGGACGCGGCGAAGCGGAAAAGATAATTTTAGAGCCTTTGGAAGAAAATGGGCAAGAATAA